Below is a window of Sus scrofa isolate TJ Tabasco breed Duroc chromosome 10, Sscrofa11.1, whole genome shotgun sequence DNA.
gatgcagccaccagcctacatcacagccaccagcctatatcacagccacagcaatgccagatccaaggtctTTTGTTTTActggttttattattttgtctcagATACTAGGTTACATTTTATTGTATTCAGGATACTGTATTAGCAAAACTCTTtgtagaaacaattttttttatggccctaccacccatggcatatagaagttcctgggaagttcccaggccagggattaaatcagagctgcaagatCCGTTAACCCACGGCACCAGGATCGAACCTAAACATCCACAGCAACCCGAATCGCTGCAGtgagagtcttaacccactgtgctacagcgggaactcctatagcagtAATTTGAAGTTCAGGATGGTGATATTTTCCTCTAGAGAGGAACCACCACTTtgggatggcttttttttttttttttttttttttttaatagccacacctgcggcatatggaagttcccagaataggggtcgaatcagagctgcagctgccagcctacaccacagccacaggaacacaggatccaaggcacatctgaaacctacaccacagctcacggcaacaccaaatccttaacccactgagggaggccagggattgaacctgaaacttcatgaatactagttgggttcttaaccctctgagccacaacgaaagTCCTGGGATCACCTTAATCCGGTGTAAAGGACTGAGATTTTGGAGCTGAGCTGCAATCCCTGGagcctttctccttctgactctgCCTCACTTTGCTCCTGGTGCAAAGGACCGAGGGCCTCAACCCATAGAGAGAGTCACCAGGTCACACCCTTTGACAGGCCCTGCCTCCTACTTCTGCAAGGCCATCCAAACTACCCATTAGCGTCTAGGCTGGGAGATGCCCCTGGGGGCACTGCCCACAACATTCCATCTTCTCTGGTTCTGGTCCAGTAATTCCTCAAACTCATGTCAGCTCTTTGAGGCCTCTGGACTTTGAAGATATtctgtccagggagttcccgtcctggcagagtggaaaggaatttgactagtatccatgaggatgcaggttcgatccctggcccagtcagtgggttaaagatccagcattgctgtgagctgtggtgtaggtcacagatgtggctcggatctgatgttgctttggctgtggtgttggccggcagctgtagctctgattcgacccctagcttgggaacctccacatgccatgtgtgtggccctaaaaagccaaaaaaaaaaaaaaaaaaaaaaaaaaggtattttgttCAGCCTCAGTGGGATGGTCAGTCCAGGAGCAGGCCTCATGGTTTTATGCCATGGCTACTTGAGCGGCCTCGCACTGCATGGTGACAGTGTGTAAAATGTCAGTACACCGTTTCTAGCTTCTCTTCTGTGTCAGAACAAGATGGCCCTGGAAAAATCAACTGCTCTCCCCGCAGGAGCTGCAGGCCTCCATTCTCACGGCCATGAGCAGTTACTCTGCCCACAGTGAAGTTACCTGACCCACAGGGCTTTCTCCAGAGCCTCTTGTGTGGGGTGTGGAGGGGGGACATGTCACAGCAGACAATGAAGTGCTGACTACTTAGCTGACAGACCCCAAGGTGCATCCTAAGGTGCAGGTTTCAGTCCTCCTCTGctgtttaaaatgacattttttattttatcttgctttttagggccatatctgcagcagatggaagttcccaggctaggggttgattcggagcagcagctgccagcctacaccacagccacagcaactcaggatcccagccgcgtctgtgacctacaccacagctcaaggcaatgctgggtccttaacccacagaatgaggccagggattgaacccgtgtcctcatggatcctagtcagattcgttaaccactgagccatgaagggaattccctcaAGTTATATATTCTTCCCAAAGACATGCAATAAtttaatttccattgtttaaatgCCTTTACTTCTTCCAAATCAGGCTGAAAAGGTAGAACAACCCGATAGTTTTGGCTACTGGAGCAACAAGGTTTGGCAAGGctcaaaaaagaaatccaaatgacCAGTGAGTATATGAAAATTTCATCAGAAATCcaataaatgtaaatgagaaCAAGGAGacactcttttttccccctaagtgaCAGCATATTCCCTGAACAGTAATAACTACCCAGTGTGCGGagctgtgggggaggaggggaaccAGCACAGCTGCTCACGTCCACACAGCAGAGCCCTGAGGATGCACACGCCCTGCAAGTCCACTTCTAGGGATGTAGCCAAGGAACAGTAATGGGTGGGGGAGGACAAATTTAACTCCATGGTTGCACAGTACAGCACATGGCTTATGAGAAACTGGAGACAATCTAATAACGGACTGTATAAATAAACGGATGCACAGAAATACAGTGGCACCTAACAACAATGGTGTAAGGATGGGAAAGTCGGTATTTCGTTAAATGGAATAAGCAAGTTATAAAAGAGtgacctcggagttcccgtcgtggcgcagtggttaacgaatctgactagaaaccatgaggttgtgggtttgatccctggccttgctcagtgggttaaggatccggcgttgccgtgagctgtggtgtaggttgcagatgtggctcggatcctgagttgctgtggctctggtggaggccagcagttacagctctgatgagatccctagcctgggaacctccatatgccgcgggagcggccctagaaaaggcaaaaaaataaataaataaaaaaaagagtgacctcatacttgtttttaaaaatcctacatGTTTATTTACACAACACATAGAAAAACATGGAGCAGAACATAAACCACATTACCATCAGCAATCCCAACGGTGGTGGGAACATgaatgattaaaaacatttttatacccATGTTTGTAGCTATCTGCAATGAGTGTACTATTTCtaagattaaaaaaggaaagaaaaggaatggagttcccatcatggctcagtggttaacgtatcctaccaggaaccatgaggttgcgggtttgatccctggcctcgctcagtgggttaaggatccggcattgccatgaactgtggtgtaggttgcagacgtggcttggaccctgtgttgctgtggctgtggtgtaggccggtggctacagctccgatgagaaccctagcctgggaacctccatataccacaggtgcagctctagaaaagaaaaaaaaaaaaaattataaaaaaaaaggaaagaaaaggaaaaggtgaaTTGGGTTTGGCTCGTGATATGAGAGCCACAAGCACCCGGAAGCATCTGCTTGGTTTTGCTCCTTCTGACCCGAGTGGATCTTCTTAGGTTTCCTGCAAACGTCAAAATCATGGACTTCTGACCGTGTCTGGAAAGAGTCCCCTCCTTTTCTAGCAGAACTCATGTGGCTACGGGCAGGGAAGGAACCACCTTTCCTGGAGAGGAGATTAATTGCAAAACCGTGCCGAGGCCCACACTGAAGTTGGGGAGCACTTCAAGTAAGTTctgaggaagaaggagggagggaacacGCAGAAAACACGAATCGCGCCAGCAGGTTTGCGAGGTCTCTATTTAGTCCTCATTTCCGTCCTGGGTCTCCTGCGAGTCAGAGGTGGGGACTGGGGGGCAGGGGCAAAACCTGGCTGTAGGGATTCCCTTTGAGACGGTGGGCCGCTTCAGCCGAGAACTGATGAACTGAGTAGCACACCGAACATCACACTTAAGGCAAGCGCACGGCTATAGACAGTGGCATCTGGATGGCACATCTGGATTCTGGGTTGGTCTAGAGATTCCCCCTAAAGCAGTCTGGGCGAGGGCCACGTCCGGGAGGTGCAGGAACGATGCACCATCTGTTAAGGACATCTTTCCCAGGAGCAAAGCAAGAGTGACGTGTCCAGATAAGACAGGCCTATAAACTCGTGTGTAATGTGGCAAAGGCCTATCCCCTTGTATTCCACACTCTGATCCCAGTGATCCCGGGAAAACATCCAGGGCTGAGTTGTCCTTGGGTTGGCCGATGGATGGCATTGAAACTCAGATTTTCAATTTACTGGCTATAGGAGTGAGGACCTAACATAAAGAGAAgccacattggagttcccatcgtggtacagtggaaacaaatgtgactagtctccatgaggatgtggttcgatccctgatctccctcagtgggtcggggatccggcattgccgtgagctgtgctgtaggttgcagacacggctcggatcctgagttgctatggctgtggtgtaggccggcaactgtaactcctatttaacccctagcctgggaacaacttccttccttatgctgtgcAGGTGCAGCTttcagaagccaaaaaaaagagaagccacaTCAACATCTGAAGGAAAGAGGGACCACAGCCCACCTGGTGATAAAAAGTCCGTGTCAGCCTAGCACAGAGGCCCTTGAACGTGGTATTGGAGGTGTGTCCAAAGGACGTTGCCTTAGTGGTTTCAATCCCATGGTTTGTCAATGCTttacttttagaaataaattactgGAGATAAAGGTAGTCACACAGCAAAGATGCTCTCAGATGCCTGTGTGCTTTCTTGAACAGGAGAGAAAGGTGTGTTTCAAGCATCAGCCCACAAGCACCCCTTGCCGCGTGTGGTGGCTAAGAGGCTGAAGGCTGCTCTCTGAGGGCAGGAACAGGAGCCCTGGGTATGGCGTGGGGGAGGAAGGCTTGTGGAAGTCCCCCGTGTCCTAACccgggtgtgtgtgtatgggggagggcaggagatTAGTGAACTGACACAGGCACGCACTCCGACGGCTGGTGTCAGCCCAGAGAAGGCGCGGTGACATGGCGACAGAGTCACACCGTGGGGGAGGGCCAGGCCCGGGGGAGCAGCCTTTATGGTGGGGCGGGGCCGAGGCCCTCCCCTCCGTTACTCATGGGAAACCCGCTCCAAGGCCACGTAGAAACTGTTCTTGTCATCTAGGCAGTGCCAGCCGATGGGTCCGACCTCACAGTCTGCGCACACCAGAAACTTGACATTGCCCACGTCCTTGGTGAAGCCCACGTTCTCGAAGATGAACATGTCATCCACCAGCCAGTGCTCCTGCAACAGGTCACCCTCGGGACTGCCGCCATCCGCCGGCGCTGGCTTCTTCTTCATGGACGGAAGGAAAAGCTGCCGTGGAGAGAAGACAGCACAGCTGAGCCGGTGTGGCGCCTGCACACTCCCAGCTCAGGAGCCGGGGCAGCTTGGCTGCTCGCTGGGCCCACAGGCCCACCTGCTCCTCGCCAGCCTTCTGCAAGGGGGCACATCCGCTCTGTCCTCAGATCCTCAAGGCCAGCCTCTCCCGTGGAGCCTCTCAGGACACCTGCCCGGACCGGAAGGTCTGCACCAGCTCCCACACGGCCCCCTGGGTCTTTCTGGGTTAAGTGCCAAGGGGTAACTGGCAGCACTGGGCGAGCTGACCCGTTCTGGCAGGTGGATCCTGCACGGGACTGAGCCTTCACCACAAGCAAGATAACGAGCACACTCCTCGCCCTACCAGGAGGGAGCCCTGACCCAGAACGTTTCCACTTGGCTGTGTCACCTGAGACTTTATCTGAGGATGTCACAGAGTATGACAGTTCCTCCTCCTGCTATACTGTCATTCCAGCCACTCTTTCTGCCTCTCATCTGACAGCTAAgtgactctttcttttttttttttttttttttttgtctttttgtccttatagggccccacctggggcatatggaggttcccaggctcagggtccaatcagagctgtagccaccggcctacaccacagctacagccaacacagcatctgagccatgtctgcgacctacaccacagctcacggcaatgccggatccttaacccactcccacctggggcatatggaggttcccaggctcagggtccaatcagagctgtaaccaccggcctacaccacagctacagccaacacagcatctgagccatgtctgcgacctacaccacagctcacggcaatgccggatccttaacccactaagtgaggccagagatcgaacccgcaatctcatggttcctagtcagattcgtttctgctgcgccacgacgggaactcccctaagtgaCTCTCTGATGCTATTTTACCCTGAGTGAAAACGGGAGCAGGCAGAGGCTGAGAGCAGGGCAAGCTTCAGGAGCCAGGCAACCTGAATTGTAGTCCTACAAGCAATAGTCTGTGGGCCTAAACTTGCTGAGACATATTTCTGGCCCATCCTCCACAGTCTAGGTATGAAATCACATCTTAACTAAATGCAAGAGGAGAGAAATGTAAGGGGAGAAAATCAAAGGCGACTTGAGGTCTGGTCCTCAGGAAATGTCCACCAGAGGAGCACTGACCCCCACACTGTCCCCACTCCCGGTGCAAATGCCAGCTGTGCCATCTCCTGGTAGGCTATTGACTAAAGGGCAATGGTGCTACTAACCGTTCACTGTAGGGGTTCCCACTACTCAGTCCCCATCTGCACTGAAATCCTGCAAGTCAGGCCCACATATGTGCATGAGTCCACCTGCGCCTGCATCTCAAGCTGAGGGCGAGTGCCAGGGTCAGGTTCCAGGATGGAACACTGGGACACAATGAGGCTTTCTGAGCAGACTATTGaggagaaatcaataaattaatgttgggagttcctgtcgtggctcagcagaaatgaatctgactagtatccaagatgacgcaggtttaatacctggccttgctctttgagTTAAgcatctagcgttgccatgagctatggtgcaggtcgcagacctgtttccgatctggcgttgctgtggctgtggtataggctgtggtatagctccaatttgacccttagcctaggaacctccatatgcttcgggtgcggccctaaaaagaccaaaaaaaaaaaaaaaaaaaaaaaaaaggtatttggtggcattcccattgtggctcagtggtaacagatctgactagtatccatgagggctgctgtggtgcaatggcatcaccggcatcttgggagtgctggaaagctggttcaatccctggccttgctcagtgcgttaaggattcggtgttgctgtgagctatggcgtaggtcgcaggcatggctccgatcctgtgttgctgtggctgtggtgtaggctggcagctgtagctctggattcaacccctagcctgggaacctccatatgccacgggtgcagccctaaaagacaaaaaaaaaaaaaaaaaaaaaaaaaaaaaattataacacagAGTACATTTCTGTTaacctttttcatattttcctcctTTAGTGAGTGGTTGT
It encodes the following:
- the RABIF gene encoding guanine nucleotide exchange factor MSS4, whose translation is MDPITPPSELVSAEGRNRKAVLCQRCRSRVLQPGTALFSRRQLFLPSMKKKPAPADGGSPEGDLLQEHWLVDDMFIFENVGFTKDVGNVKFLVCADCEVGPIGWHCLDDKNSFYVALERVSHE